One part of the Glycine soja cultivar W05 chromosome 11, ASM419377v2, whole genome shotgun sequence genome encodes these proteins:
- the LOC114377290 gene encoding zinc finger protein BALDIBIS-like, which produces MMSQEAISVPSNNLRDPSVQLHEPNSNSNSNPNNPNPNSLKRKRSLPGTPDPNAEVIALSPKSLMATNRFICEVCNKGFQRDQNLQLHRRGHNLPWKLRQRNKEEVVKKKVYVCPEKSCVHHDPCRALGDLTGIKKHFSRKHGEKKWKCDKCSKKYAVQSDWKAHNKICGTRQYKCDCGTIFSRKDSFVTHGAFCDAMAEQNARLPAVLSNLGSEILMNAAQGPRVMPQALQLHGFHNSEFGGPGSEPYMGNFADVNHVEHNKLRMPLWLDQTNNIPLQLNHHHHHHPLSVSSNNSSSLFSPGTTLAEANNMFGTSSSSQGQWLNYRYHPEASFTHANVSIPHGLKLEQEENKGDLSHSVSSLYQSHMEPTRMSGGNNNLAFDNSNFGLLDPNMSSTSSNNNNRYNNNVVEIQKLFKQGNQAVENFNHMVNSQASTNNIIGGGFSLSSTKGLEHMVMPRIEEWESGEPEIMQKQQLRSSTSNATEEHLTKDFMGIGPVINLQSQFRGHY; this is translated from the exons ATGATGTCTCAAGAAGCAATATCTGTTCCTTCCAACAACCTCAGAGACCCCTCGGTTCAACTTCATGAACCAAACTCAAACTCAAATTCAAACCCTAATAATCCTAACCCTAATTCActtaagagaaaaagaagccTACCCGGAACACCAG ATCCGAATGCAGAAGTGATTGCTCTGTCGCCAAAGTCGCTGATGGCGACCAACCGATTCATCTGCGAAGTGTGCAACAAGGGTTTCCAGAGGGACCAGAACCTGCAGCTGCACCGGCGAGGGCACAACTTACCGTGGAAGCTGCGGCAGAGAAACAAGGAAGAGGTGGTGAAGAAGAAGGTGTACGTTTGTCCAGAGAAGAGTTGTGTGCACCACGACCCTTGCAGAGCCCTGGGAGACCTCACCGGAATAAAAAAGCACTTCAGCAGAAAGCACGGTGAGAAGAAGTGGAAGTGCGACAAGTGCTCCAAGAAATACGCTGTTCAATCTGACTGGAAAGCCCATAACAAGATTTGTGGGACTAGACAGTACAAATGTGACTGTGGCACAATATTCTCCAG GAAGGACAGCTTTGTAACGCATGGAGCCTTTTGTGACGCCATGGCGGAACAAAATGCGAGGCTTCCGGCGGTTTTATCAAACCTTGGAAGCGAGATTTTGATGAATGCTGCTCAAGGTCCAAGAGTAATGCCACAGGCTTTACAATTACATGGGTTTCATAATTCAGAGTTTGGTGGGCCAGGCTCAGAACCATACATGGGGAATTTTGCGGATGTGAACCATGTCGAGCATAATAAGCTAAGGATGCCACTATGGCTAGACCAGACCAATAATATTCCTCTTCAGcttaatcatcatcatcatcatcatcctctAAGCGTCTCAAGCAACAACTCTTCAAGTTTGTTCTCACCAGGAACAACCTTGGCTGAGGCAAACAACATGTTTGGGACATCATCGTCGTCACAGGGACAGTGGCTGAATTACCGATACCACCCAGAAGCATCATTTACACATGCCAACGTTTCTATTCCTCATGGACTGAAGCTAGagcaagaagaaaacaaagggGACTTGTCGCATAGTGTGAGCTCTTTGTACCAAAGTCACATGGAACCTACAAGGATGAGTGGTGGTAATAATAATTTGGCCTTCGACAACTCCAACTTTGGCCTGTTGGACCCGAACATGTCAAGCACgtccagcaacaacaacaaccgcTACAACAATAACGTGGTTGAAATTCAGAAATTGTTCAAGCAAGGAAACCAGGCTGTTGAGAACTTCAACCACATGGTGAATTCCCAGGCAAGCACCAACAATATTATTGGAGGTGGGTTTTCATTGAGTAGCACCAAGGGTTTGGAGCACATGGTGATGCCGCGGATTGAAGAGTGGGAGAGTGGAGAACCAGAAATAATGCAGAAGCAACAACTACGTTCAAGTACTTCAAACGCTACTGAAGAGCACTTAACCAAAGATTTCATGGGTATTGGACCAGTGATCAACCTGCAAAGCCAGTTCCGTGGACATTACTGA